A genomic region of Notamacropus eugenii isolate mMacEug1 chromosome 3, mMacEug1.pri_v2, whole genome shotgun sequence contains the following coding sequences:
- the LOC140532097 gene encoding SUN domain-containing protein 2-like, whose translation MKPFPLTRNFHSQAETNNAYVFVNSAEQHVLSKVHALERRLETLASEYSARWQKEAIRLELLELQGASGNGGGKSLSHEDISTLLEGLLSRWEPTLKKDFRRDTTAHIQEALTTLRAEHRQDLDNVLKKISQASQELESWVLQLKSEWQSLAQEALQENILKAMGPLEAQLAGLRQELAALSQRQAAVAEEVDLWPQKMAALRSDVESQFPAWISQYLLRDKGAKAGLLQLEEVQAQLRDLEHRILTQVAEGQVKSASEAAASLRLTLHKEGVTGVTEEDVHQIVNEALKRYSEDRIGLVDYALESSGASIISSRCSETYDTKTALLSLFGIPLWYYFQSPRAILQPDVYPGNCWAFRGPQGFAVVRLSARIHLTAVTLEHVPKALSPISNIPSAPKDFVILGLNEDSQSEGVALGHFTYDNAGESIQTFHFQGNDTAPYQVVELRILSNWGHPEYTCIYRFRVHGKPAN comes from the exons atgaaaccattcccatTGACCAGGAACTTCCATTCTCAGGCGGAGACCAACAATGCTTACGTTTTTGTAAATAGC GCTGAACAGCATGTCCTGTCCAAGGTTCATGCCCTAGAAAGGCGGCTGGAAACTCTGGCTTCTGAATACTCTGCACGTTGGCAGAAGGAGGCCATCAGGCTGGAGTTGCTGGAGCTGCAGGGGGCCAGTGGGAATGGAGGTGGAAAAAGCCTGAGCCACGAGGATATTTCAACTCTCCTGGAGGGCCTGTTGAGCCGATGGGAACCCACCCTGAAGAAGGACTTCCGTAGGGACACCACTGCCCACATCCAG GAAGCACTCACCACCCTCAGGGCAGAACATCGGCAAGATTTGGATAATGTTCTAAAGAAGATTTCTCAGGCATCCCAG GAGCTGGAAAGCTGGGTGCTCCAGCTAAAATCTGAATGGCAGAG TTTGGCCCAAGAAGCCCTCCAGGAAAACATATTAAAGGCTATGGGTCCACTGGAGGCCCAGCTGGCTGGCCTGAGACAGGAACTGGCAGCCCTGAGCCAGAGACAGGCTGCAGTGGCAGAGGAAGTAGACCTTTGGCCACAGAAGATGGCAGCCCTGCGCAGTGAT GTGGAGTCTCAGTTCCCAGCCTGGATCAGTCAGTACCTTCTTCGAGACAAGGGCGCTAAGGCTGGGCTTCTTCAGCTGGAGGAGGTACAGGCCCAACTTCGGGACCTGGAGCACAGAATCCTCACTCAGGTGGCAGAAGGGCAGGTCAAATCTGCCAGTGAAGCTGCTGCCAGCCTGAGGCTGACCCTTCACAAGGAAGGAGTGACTGGGGTCACAGAGGAG GATGTGCACCAGATTGTGAATGAGGCCCTGAAGAGATACAGTGAAGACCGCATTGGGCTAGTGGATTATGCCCTGGAGTCCTCAG gggCCAGCATCATCAGTAGCCGCTGCTCAGAGACCTATGATACCAAGACGGCCCTTCTCAGTCTGTTTGGCATCCCCTTGTGGTACTATTTCCAGTCCCCAAGAGCCATCCTCCAG CCAGATGTTTACCCTGGCAACTGCTGGGCATTCCGGGGCCCCCAGGGCTTTGCTGTGGTTCGATTATCTGCCCGCATCCACCTCACTGCTGTCACCTTGGAGCATGTACCCAAAGCCCTGTCTCCCATCAGCAACATCCCTAGCGCCCCCAAGGATTTTGTCATCTTG gggCTAAATGAAGATTCACAGTCGGAAGGGGTGGCCCTCGGGCACTTTACCTATGATAATGCTGGGGAGTCCATTCAGACCTTCCACTTTCAG GGCAATGACACAGCCCCATACCAGGTGGTCGAACTTCGGATCTTAAGCAACTGGGGTCACCCTGAGTACACCTGCATTTACCGCTTCCGGGTCCATGGGAAGCCTGCCAATTAG